The Niveispirillum cyanobacteriorum genome segment GTGGCACGCACCGAGGTTCAGGCCGGCTTCCGCGTCGGGGGGCGCATCGCGGCCCGCATGGTGGAGGTGGGTGATCGGGTGAAGCCCGGCCAGACCCTGGCCCGCCTGGACCCGACCGACCTGGAACTGTCGCTGAAGGCCGCCGAGGCACGGCTGGCCCAGGCAGAGGCGCAGGCGGTACAGACCGCCGCCGACCTGAAGCGCTACACACCCCTTCTGGCCTCCGGCACTGTCTCCCAGGCACAGTTCGACCGGGTTAAGGCAGCATCCGATGCCGCCGCCGCACAGAAGCGGGAGGCATCATCCACTCTGTCCATCGCCCGCAATCAGCGGGCCTATGGGTCCCTGACCCTGGATCAGGGCGGGGTGATCACCGCCGTTCTGGCCGATGCCGGCCAAATGGTGGGCGATGGTCAGACGGTCCTGCGCATAGCCACCGACCTGGGCCGTGAAGTGGCCATTGATGTGGCGGAGGGCGACCTTGCCCGCCTGTCGGTGGGCGGTACCGCGAGTGTGGCGCTCTGGGCCGATGGCGATATCGCCCTTGCCGGCACCATTCGCGAAATCACGCCCGTGGCCGACCCGGCCAGCCGCACCTTCCGCTTGCGCGTCACCCTGCCCGCCGATGCGCCCGACGCCGTGCGCCTGGGCATGACGGCCCGCGTCAGCTTCCCCGAGGCTGATGCCGCCGCCCTGGCGCTGCTTCCCTCCTCTGCCCTGTTCCATCAGGGGGACAGGCCCGCCGTCTGGGTATTGGCGCCGTCCAAGGACCGGGTGCTGCTGCGCCCGGTGGAGGTCGCCGCCTTCCGCCCCGATGGCGTGGCTGTGAAGGCCGGGGTGAAGGAGGGTGAACTGGTGGTGACCGCCGGTGCCCACCGGCTGGATGCCAATCTGCCCGTGCGCGTCTGGGATGGGGGCCTGCCGTGAGCGGATTAAACCTTTCCGCCTGGGCCATCCGGCATCAGGCGCTTGTCCTGTTCATGATCATCATGTCCCTGGCCGTTGGCGCCTATTCGTTCGTGACCTTGGGCCGCGCCGAAGACCCGCAATTCGCCATCCGCACCATGGTGGTGACGGCGCAATGGCCGGGTTCCACCGCGCGCGAAATGCAGGAACAGGTCACCGACCGCATCGAACAGACCCTGCAGCAGGTGCCGAACTATCACTTCACCCGGTCCTATGCACGGCCAGGCGAAACGGTGATCTTCATCAACCTGCATGATTATACCCGCTCGGACACGCTGCCCGACATCTGGTATCAGGTGCGCAAGCGGGTGGGCGACATGGCCCACACCCTGCCCGCCGGCGTCATCGGCCCGCAATTCAACGATGAATTCGGCGATACGTTCGGCATCATCTATGCCTTCACGGGCGACGGGTTCAGCCAGACCGAGATGCGTCAGGTCCTGCTGGCCGCGCGCCAGCGCCTGCTGACTCTGCCCTCGATCGGCAAGGTCGATCTTCTCGGCGTGCAGGATGAAAAGATCTATGTAGAGTTCGATACGGGCCGCCTCGCCTCGCTCGGCGTGACGGTACAGCAGATCGGGCAGGCGCTCGCCGCGCAGAATGCCGTCAGCCCGACCGGCCTGAT includes the following:
- a CDS encoding efflux RND transporter periplasmic adaptor subunit, with amino-acid sequence MVGLRGAGFIRGQGAVLTVILPLVLAGCGAKEAEQAQVRPVRVAPVTFKDAHAARSFTGTIVARTEVQAGFRVGGRIAARMVEVGDRVKPGQTLARLDPTDLELSLKAAEARLAQAEAQAVQTAADLKRYTPLLASGTVSQAQFDRVKAASDAAAAQKREASSTLSIARNQRAYGSLTLDQGGVITAVLADAGQMVGDGQTVLRIATDLGREVAIDVAEGDLARLSVGGTASVALWADGDIALAGTIREITPVADPASRTFRLRVTLPADAPDAVRLGMTARVSFPEADAAALALLPSSALFHQGDRPAVWVLAPSKDRVLLRPVEVAAFRPDGVAVKAGVKEGELVVTAGAHRLDANLPVRVWDGGLP